In Paroedura picta isolate Pp20150507F chromosome 1, Ppicta_v3.0, whole genome shotgun sequence, the following are encoded in one genomic region:
- the KLF11 gene encoding Krueppel-like factor 11 isoform X1: MHPAPGADEMGDAPAVDIVDIYESIRERQRHDSERSTCSALEQNDIEAVEALVCMSSWGQRSQKGDLLKIRPLTPVSDSGDFAMHTEPTSELPKDYNFLSTLCMTPPYSPDFAEPSISALLSSQVTYSKSRTIMANTSACLGTLPGCAPTAAQPPALNVERQPSHKLARADQPVPQQCRAMVTSVIRHTGDSFAYSRVSATQEKAEAALGNSSSVDRRESQDQRRVRLLRDSGVADALNYDSSPVKESCLHRTSCNTPGKGQETPQTSIPKNCEKDVQQKSTPLLPTPLSKPQVICQMIPLNGQRGMVPAFLKPSAPMATAVKPILPHAAPISQPLLMGPSMPQGTVMLVLPQAAVAQAPPCPQTVLSVGNTKLLPLAPAPVFIASGQSSAPLIDFSRRRNYVCNFPGCRKTYFKSSHLKAHLRTHTGEKPFTCSWEGCDKKFARSDELSRHRRTHTGEKKFACPVCDRRFMRSDHLTKHARRHMTTKKVPSWQTEVGKLNRIAAVEKPRGEGALNMLLPMLSSG; encoded by the exons ATGCATCCCGCGCCCGGCGCCGATGAGATGGGAGATGCCCCCGCG GTTGACATTGTGGACATCTATGAATCCATACGTGAGCGGCAGCGTCATGACAGTGAAAGGTCTACCTGTAGCGCTTTGGAACAGAATGACATAGAAGCTGTTGAGGCGCTTGTTTGTATGAGTTCCTGGGGTCAAAGGTCACAGAAAGGTGACCTGTTAAAGATAAGACCTCTTACACCTGTGTCAGATTCAGGAGACTTTGCAATGCACACTGAGCCTACGTCTGAGCTGCCCAAGGATTATAACTTCTTATCCACCCTG TGCATGACTCCACCATACAGTCCAGATTTTGCTGAGCCATCCATATCGGCACTGCTCTCTTCCCAAGTCACTTATTCAAAGTCGAGGACTATAATGGCTAACACATCTGCCTGCCTTGGGACTCTTCCTGGCTgtgctcccactgcagcccagccACCTGCTCTGAATGTGGAGAGGCAACCCAGCCACAAGCTAGCAAGGGCTGACCAACCTGTTCCTCAGCAATGCAGAGCCATGGTGACCAGCGTGATCCGTCACACAGGGGACAGTTTTGCTTACTCCCGCGTTTCTGCCACGCAAGAGAAAGCAGAAGCAGCATTGGGCAACAGCAGTTCCGTAGATCGACGTGAGTCACAAGACCAGAGACGTGTGAGACTCTTAAGGGATTCTGGTGTTGCAGACGCCTTAAATTATGACTCTTCACCCGTAAAGGAATCTTGTTTGCACAGGACAAGTTGTAACACCCCAGGAAAAGGACAGGAAACGCCGCAGACTTCTATCCCGAAGAACTGCGAGAAGGATGTACAGCAGAAGAGCACCCCGCTTTTGCCCACCCCACTTTCAAAACCCCAGGTGATCTGCCAAATGATCCCCTTGAATGGACAGAGAGGTATGGTTCCTGCCTTTCTAAAGCCCTCTGCTCCGATGGCAACAGCAGTCAAGCCCATCTTGCCCCACGCAGCCCCAATTTCCCAGCCTCTTCTCATGGGACCTTCTATGCCTCAGGGGACTGTTATGTTGGTTCTTCCACAGGCAGCTGTTGCTCAGGCACCACCATGTCCACAGACTGTCTTGTCTGTTGGGAATACCAAACTATTGCCCCTGGCTCCTGCTCCCGTTTTCATTGCCTCAGGTCAAAGCAGTGCACCTTTAATAGACTTTTCCCGGCGGAGAAATTACGTTTgcaacttcccaggctgcaggaaAACCTACTTCAAAAGCTCTCACCTCAAAGCCCACCTCCGTACTCACACTG GAGAAAAACCTTTCACTTGTAGCTGGGAAGGCTGCGATAAAAAGTTTGCCCGCTCCGATGAACTTTCTCGGCACCgcagaacccacacgggggagaagaaATTTGCTTGTCCCGTCTGCGACCGCCGCTTCATGCGCAGTGACCACTTGACGAAACATGCCCGCCGCCACATGACCACAAAGAAGGTGCCCAGCTGGCAGACGGAAGTTGGCAAGCTGAACAGAATTGCAGCAGTAGAGAAACCCAGAGGGGAGGGTGCTTTGAACATGCTCCTGCCCATGTTGTCGTCAGGCTAA
- the KLF11 gene encoding Krueppel-like factor 11 isoform X2, translated as MSSWGQRSQKGDLLKIRPLTPVSDSGDFAMHTEPTSELPKDYNFLSTLCMTPPYSPDFAEPSISALLSSQVTYSKSRTIMANTSACLGTLPGCAPTAAQPPALNVERQPSHKLARADQPVPQQCRAMVTSVIRHTGDSFAYSRVSATQEKAEAALGNSSSVDRRESQDQRRVRLLRDSGVADALNYDSSPVKESCLHRTSCNTPGKGQETPQTSIPKNCEKDVQQKSTPLLPTPLSKPQVICQMIPLNGQRGMVPAFLKPSAPMATAVKPILPHAAPISQPLLMGPSMPQGTVMLVLPQAAVAQAPPCPQTVLSVGNTKLLPLAPAPVFIASGQSSAPLIDFSRRRNYVCNFPGCRKTYFKSSHLKAHLRTHTGEKPFTCSWEGCDKKFARSDELSRHRRTHTGEKKFACPVCDRRFMRSDHLTKHARRHMTTKKVPSWQTEVGKLNRIAAVEKPRGEGALNMLLPMLSSG; from the exons ATGAGTTCCTGGGGTCAAAGGTCACAGAAAGGTGACCTGTTAAAGATAAGACCTCTTACACCTGTGTCAGATTCAGGAGACTTTGCAATGCACACTGAGCCTACGTCTGAGCTGCCCAAGGATTATAACTTCTTATCCACCCTG TGCATGACTCCACCATACAGTCCAGATTTTGCTGAGCCATCCATATCGGCACTGCTCTCTTCCCAAGTCACTTATTCAAAGTCGAGGACTATAATGGCTAACACATCTGCCTGCCTTGGGACTCTTCCTGGCTgtgctcccactgcagcccagccACCTGCTCTGAATGTGGAGAGGCAACCCAGCCACAAGCTAGCAAGGGCTGACCAACCTGTTCCTCAGCAATGCAGAGCCATGGTGACCAGCGTGATCCGTCACACAGGGGACAGTTTTGCTTACTCCCGCGTTTCTGCCACGCAAGAGAAAGCAGAAGCAGCATTGGGCAACAGCAGTTCCGTAGATCGACGTGAGTCACAAGACCAGAGACGTGTGAGACTCTTAAGGGATTCTGGTGTTGCAGACGCCTTAAATTATGACTCTTCACCCGTAAAGGAATCTTGTTTGCACAGGACAAGTTGTAACACCCCAGGAAAAGGACAGGAAACGCCGCAGACTTCTATCCCGAAGAACTGCGAGAAGGATGTACAGCAGAAGAGCACCCCGCTTTTGCCCACCCCACTTTCAAAACCCCAGGTGATCTGCCAAATGATCCCCTTGAATGGACAGAGAGGTATGGTTCCTGCCTTTCTAAAGCCCTCTGCTCCGATGGCAACAGCAGTCAAGCCCATCTTGCCCCACGCAGCCCCAATTTCCCAGCCTCTTCTCATGGGACCTTCTATGCCTCAGGGGACTGTTATGTTGGTTCTTCCACAGGCAGCTGTTGCTCAGGCACCACCATGTCCACAGACTGTCTTGTCTGTTGGGAATACCAAACTATTGCCCCTGGCTCCTGCTCCCGTTTTCATTGCCTCAGGTCAAAGCAGTGCACCTTTAATAGACTTTTCCCGGCGGAGAAATTACGTTTgcaacttcccaggctgcaggaaAACCTACTTCAAAAGCTCTCACCTCAAAGCCCACCTCCGTACTCACACTG GAGAAAAACCTTTCACTTGTAGCTGGGAAGGCTGCGATAAAAAGTTTGCCCGCTCCGATGAACTTTCTCGGCACCgcagaacccacacgggggagaagaaATTTGCTTGTCCCGTCTGCGACCGCCGCTTCATGCGCAGTGACCACTTGACGAAACATGCCCGCCGCCACATGACCACAAAGAAGGTGCCCAGCTGGCAGACGGAAGTTGGCAAGCTGAACAGAATTGCAGCAGTAGAGAAACCCAGAGGGGAGGGTGCTTTGAACATGCTCCTGCCCATGTTGTCGTCAGGCTAA